In Vicinamibacteria bacterium, the following proteins share a genomic window:
- a CDS encoding DUF6677 family protein → MAESRAETDSGGSARVLPACLFAWLVPGAGHLYLGRRAKGLIFMGAIGALFLLGVAMDSGLQLHLGFEDPLALLFSLAQMAVGIPYFAARALGFETGQVTSVTYEYGNTFTAVGGLLNVLVILDAHDTALRRKP, encoded by the coding sequence GTGGCCGAGAGCCGGGCGGAGACGGACAGCGGGGGAAGCGCGCGGGTGTTGCCGGCGTGCCTCTTCGCCTGGCTAGTGCCGGGAGCGGGCCACCTCTACCTGGGGCGCCGGGCCAAGGGTCTCATCTTCATGGGCGCGATCGGGGCGCTATTCCTCCTGGGGGTGGCGATGGACTCCGGCCTGCAGCTGCACCTTGGATTCGAGGACCCCCTGGCCCTGCTCTTTAGCCTGGCCCAAATGGCGGTGGGCATCCCCTACTTCGCGGCCCGGGCCCTGGGCTTCGAGACGGGCCAGGTGACCTCCGTCACCTACGAATACGGCAACACGTTCACGGCCGTGGGCGGGCTCCTGAACGTCCTCGTCATCCTGGACGCCCACGACACCGCGTTGAGGCGGAAGCCTTGA
- a CDS encoding 3-isopropylmalate dehydrogenase, giving the protein MHIAVVPGDGIGVEVIAEAVKALSAVTDAAGKSLRMTPFDWGAEKYLKTGVTLPPGSIKMLQEGFDAILLGAMGDPRVPDNRHAADILLGLRFKLDLYVNYRPVRLFHEKLCPLKGARREDVDFVVFRENTEGLYVMMGGNFKKDTPDEVATEIDLNTRKGVERIVRHAFAFAVAQGRKKVLMADKSNVLIHAHELWQRVFRAVAAENPGIEATHLYVDNLTLQLIREPSQFQVIVTSNMFGDIVTDLAAGLQGGLGMAASGNIHPGQISLFEPVHGSAPRFAGKNVANPMGAILTAGLMLEHLGWGEEADRIEGAVRWAVENDRTTADIGGTLGTREVGEAIQDRLRS; this is encoded by the coding sequence TTGCACATCGCGGTGGTGCCGGGCGACGGCATCGGGGTCGAGGTCATCGCGGAGGCGGTCAAGGCCCTGAGCGCGGTCACCGATGCCGCGGGCAAGAGCCTGCGCATGACCCCCTTCGACTGGGGTGCGGAGAAGTACCTGAAGACCGGGGTGACCCTGCCCCCGGGAAGCATCAAGATGCTGCAAGAAGGCTTCGACGCCATCCTCCTGGGGGCGATGGGGGATCCCCGCGTGCCCGACAACCGGCACGCCGCGGACATCCTGCTCGGGCTGCGCTTCAAGCTGGACCTCTACGTCAACTACCGGCCGGTCCGCCTCTTCCACGAGAAGCTCTGCCCCCTCAAAGGGGCCCGTCGTGAGGACGTGGACTTCGTGGTCTTCCGCGAGAACACCGAGGGCCTCTACGTGATGATGGGGGGGAACTTCAAGAAGGACACCCCCGACGAGGTGGCCACCGAGATCGACCTCAACACCCGCAAGGGGGTGGAGCGCATCGTGCGCCATGCGTTCGCCTTCGCGGTGGCGCAGGGGCGCAAGAAAGTCCTGATGGCGGACAAGTCGAACGTGCTCATCCACGCCCACGAACTCTGGCAGCGCGTCTTCCGGGCGGTGGCGGCCGAGAACCCCGGGATCGAAGCCACCCACCTCTACGTGGACAACCTGACCCTGCAGTTGATCCGGGAACCGAGCCAGTTCCAGGTGATTGTGACCTCCAACATGTTCGGGGACATCGTCACCGACCTCGCGGCCGGGCTCCAGGGGGGGCTGGGCATGGCCGCTTCCGGCAACATCCATCCGGGGCAGATCAGCCTTTTCGAGCCCGTGCACGGCTCGGCCCCCCGCTTCGCGGGGAAGAACGTGGCCAATCCCATGGGAGCGATCCTTACCGCAGGATTGATGCTCGAGCACCTGGGTTGGGGCGAGGAGGCGGACCGCATCGAAGGCGCGGTCCGCTGGGCGGTGGAAAACGACCGCACCACCGCCGACATCGGGGGGACTCTGGGCACGCGCGAGGTGGGCGAAGCCATCCAGGACCGGCTGCGCAGCTGA
- a CDS encoding SpoIVB peptidase S55 domain-containing protein, giving the protein MNIRRPWLPLAAIVTALGSPSPALAQGIFPFERIRPGMTGTGLTVFEGTRIDEFSVRVLGVLENAIGPRQSVILARLEGGPLEKTGVIAGMSGSPVFIDGQLVGAVAYSFPFGKEPIAGITPIGEMIEATRIQAPRAASARGTPPWGPAGPAGPLDREAVMAALRRPLRAFAPGPFAGEPLPPALAGATLAPLALPLVFSGFDPATFEWAHGVFSGLGFAPVLGASASGVPPDALPDLKPGGALAVSLIEGDLDLSVTGTITHIADGRLYAFGHPFYNLGPTQFPLRKAYVYSIFPSLQQSWKISAALEPVGTMDQDRTTAIAGLLGAAPRMIPVEVRLSTSRGQERQFSFRIVEDELLSPVLTFMALLSVLQGNERAFGTSTVRVNGRLSLSGGREIRVEDLFATGQPSVQASALVAAPLAFVMANDFQKVMVEKVDLSVSSYETVQSATLQRTWVERTGPVRAGSAVPVKVQLRTYRGETLLETIPLTIPPSAPAGPYTLLVSDAQALNVLEQREMRQPFIPKDLDQLIRAINGLRRSNHLYARLLRPVDGAIVSGEYLPSLPSSVLAVLGASEQGTGLIPIRTATVWDFELPVDYAVTGSRLISLSVER; this is encoded by the coding sequence ATGAACATCCGCCGCCCTTGGCTCCCCCTCGCCGCAATCGTCACCGCGCTCGGCTCGCCCTCCCCCGCCCTCGCCCAAGGCATCTTCCCGTTCGAGCGGATTCGGCCGGGGATGACGGGAACGGGCCTGACCGTCTTCGAGGGCACCCGCATCGACGAGTTCAGTGTCCGCGTCCTTGGCGTGCTCGAGAACGCCATCGGGCCAAGGCAGAGCGTGATCCTCGCGCGCCTGGAAGGGGGCCCCCTCGAGAAGACGGGGGTGATCGCGGGCATGAGCGGCAGCCCGGTGTTCATCGACGGCCAGCTGGTGGGAGCCGTGGCCTACAGCTTCCCGTTCGGCAAGGAGCCCATTGCCGGGATCACGCCCATCGGCGAGATGATCGAAGCCACGCGGATCCAGGCCCCCCGCGCGGCCTCCGCGCGGGGGACTCCCCCCTGGGGCCCCGCCGGCCCCGCCGGGCCTTTGGACCGCGAAGCGGTCATGGCCGCGCTGCGTCGACCGCTGCGGGCGTTCGCCCCCGGCCCCTTTGCCGGCGAGCCCCTCCCCCCGGCCCTGGCCGGAGCGACGCTCGCGCCCCTCGCCCTCCCCCTCGTCTTTTCCGGGTTCGACCCCGCCACTTTCGAATGGGCACACGGTGTCTTCTCGGGTCTAGGGTTCGCCCCCGTGCTGGGAGCCAGCGCCTCCGGGGTTCCTCCCGACGCTCTTCCCGACCTCAAACCGGGCGGAGCGCTGGCCGTCTCCCTCATCGAGGGCGACCTGGACCTGTCCGTGACCGGCACCATTACCCACATTGCTGACGGCCGGCTCTACGCCTTTGGCCACCCCTTCTACAACCTCGGCCCCACCCAGTTTCCTTTGCGGAAGGCCTACGTCTATTCGATCTTCCCCAGTCTGCAGCAGTCGTGGAAGATCAGCGCCGCCCTGGAGCCCGTGGGTACCATGGATCAGGACCGAACCACCGCGATCGCAGGCCTCCTGGGTGCCGCTCCCCGCATGATCCCCGTGGAAGTGCGGCTCAGCACGAGCCGCGGTCAGGAGCGGCAGTTCTCGTTCCGGATCGTGGAGGATGAACTCCTGAGCCCCGTGCTCACCTTCATGGCTCTGCTCTCCGTTCTCCAGGGCAACGAACGGGCGTTCGGGACGTCGACCGTCCGCGTCAACGGCCGCCTGAGTCTGTCCGGGGGGCGGGAGATCAGGGTGGAAGACCTCTTCGCCACCGGCCAGCCCTCGGTTCAAGCGTCCGCGCTGGTGGCCGCCCCCCTGGCCTTCGTCATGGCCAACGACTTCCAGAAGGTGATGGTGGAGAAGGTGGACCTTTCGGTTTCGTCCTACGAGACGGTTCAGAGCGCCACCCTGCAGCGGACCTGGGTGGAACGCACGGGCCCCGTGCGCGCCGGCTCCGCGGTCCCCGTGAAGGTGCAGCTCCGCACGTATCGGGGTGAGACCCTCCTCGAGACCATTCCCCTCACCATCCCCCCGAGCGCCCCCGCCGGCCCCTACACCCTGCTCGTCTCGGACGCCCAGGCCCTGAACGTCCTCGAGCAGCGGGAGATGCGGCAGCCCTTCATACCCAAGGACCTCGACCAGCTCATCCGTGCCATCAACGGTCTCCGCCGCAGCAACCACCTCTACGCCCGCCTGCTGCGCCCGGTGGACGGAGCCATCGTCTCCGGCGAGTACCTGCCCTCTCTACCCTCCTCCGTGCTCGCGGTTCTGGGTGCGAGCGAGCAGGGCACGGGCCTTATCCCCATTCGGACCGCCACCGTCTGGGACTTCGAGCTCCCCGTCGACTACGCAGTTACCGGCTCCCGCCTGATCTCCCTCTCCGTGGAGAGGTGA
- a CDS encoding enoyl-CoA hydratase-related protein — MDYRNLRVEKREGVAVLTVNRPDKLNALNDETMAELDAAFAALGTDPEVRGVILTGAGEKAFVAGADISELATQRPVDGQERSRRGQATLDRIENLGKPVVAAVNGFALGGGCELAMACHVRVAAEGARLGTPEVKLGLMCGYAGTQRLARLVGKGRALEMLLTGEPIDAQEAHRIGLVNRVVPKDRLLAESEALLRKMLANGPLSLRFTMQAVRAGLEMPFAEAQYLEATLFGLICTTEDMKEGTRAFLEKRAAKFQGK; from the coding sequence ATGGACTACCGGAACTTGCGGGTGGAGAAGCGGGAGGGGGTGGCGGTCTTGACCGTCAACCGGCCCGACAAGCTGAACGCGCTCAACGATGAGACCATGGCCGAACTGGACGCGGCCTTCGCTGCCCTCGGCACGGATCCCGAAGTCCGCGGCGTCATCCTCACGGGGGCGGGGGAGAAGGCGTTCGTGGCGGGGGCCGACATCTCGGAGCTGGCCACCCAGCGTCCGGTGGACGGACAGGAGCGCTCGCGGCGCGGCCAGGCGACCCTGGACCGGATCGAGAACCTGGGTAAGCCGGTCGTGGCCGCGGTCAACGGCTTCGCCCTAGGCGGGGGCTGCGAGCTGGCCATGGCCTGTCATGTCCGGGTGGCCGCGGAGGGCGCGCGCCTCGGCACGCCGGAGGTGAAGCTGGGGCTCATGTGCGGCTACGCGGGCACCCAGCGCCTCGCCCGGCTGGTGGGGAAGGGACGCGCGCTCGAGATGCTGCTGACGGGCGAGCCCATCGATGCCCAGGAGGCCCACCGCATCGGCCTCGTGAACCGCGTGGTGCCCAAGGACCGGCTCCTGGCGGAATCGGAGGCGCTGCTCCGCAAGATGCTCGCCAACGGCCCGCTCTCCCTGCGCTTCACCATGCAGGCGGTCCGGGCCGGCCTCGAGATGCCCTTCGCGGAGGCACAGTACCTGGAGGCCACGCTCTTCGGCCTGATCTGCACCACCGAGGACATGAAGGAGGGCACCCGGGCCTTCCTGGAAAAGCGCGCGGCCAAGTTCCAGGGCAAGTGA
- a CDS encoding glycosyltransferase family 9 protein, with the protein MAALQRAGHRVGLLAPTRAGAALRGRGVGEVSELFDWEGAEVAALLAGDAPRGGPLEEHLRGCQAVLAYTRSLPVIEALQRRVPRVVAHDPDPRSGHASRWLADPVRAWGADPDLLPPPLTPSPQEEDAAAAFCRALPRGFVALHPGSGAPAKTWPTERFHALATALSPDRPWLLVRGPAEPVGPAPPGAVVASELPLRLLGAVLARAGLYVGNDSGVSHLAAAEGAPTLALFGPTAPEVWSPLGPRVLTLRAPGRAMGEIAVEEVAAKADLLR; encoded by the coding sequence GTGGCGGCTCTGCAGCGAGCCGGCCACCGCGTCGGCCTGCTCGCCCCCACGCGGGCGGGGGCCGCTCTCCGAGGGCGGGGGGTGGGCGAGGTCTCCGAGCTGTTCGATTGGGAGGGCGCCGAGGTGGCCGCGCTCCTTGCCGGCGACGCCCCGCGGGGAGGTCCCTTGGAGGAACACCTGCGCGGCTGCCAAGCGGTCCTGGCCTACACGCGCAGCCTTCCCGTCATCGAGGCCCTGCAGCGCCGGGTGCCGCGCGTGGTCGCCCACGACCCCGACCCGCGCTCCGGACATGCCTCGCGCTGGCTCGCTGATCCCGTGCGGGCGTGGGGAGCCGACCCCGATCTGCTTCCGCCCCCCCTCACCCCCAGCCCCCAAGAAGAGGATGCCGCAGCCGCTTTCTGCCGGGCTCTTCCCCGGGGCTTCGTGGCCCTCCACCCCGGAAGCGGGGCTCCCGCCAAGACCTGGCCCACCGAACGCTTCCACGCCCTGGCCACGGCGCTCTCTCCCGACCGTCCGTGGCTCCTCGTCCGCGGCCCCGCAGAGCCGGTCGGCCCCGCTCCCCCCGGAGCCGTGGTCGCGTCCGAGCTGCCTCTTCGCCTCCTGGGGGCGGTGCTGGCCCGGGCGGGCCTCTACGTGGGGAACGACTCGGGCGTCAGCCACCTGGCGGCGGCAGAGGGCGCTCCCACCCTGGCCCTCTTCGGGCCCACCGCGCCCGAGGTCTGGTCGCCCCTCGGCCCGCGGGTGCTGACCCTGCGCGCGCCGGGGAGGGCGATGGGCGAGATCGCGGTGGAGGAGGTGGCCGCGAAGGCGGACCTTCTCAGGTGA
- a CDS encoding zf-HC2 domain-containing protein produces the protein MRCRAVVPVLSAYLDGDLGAGEARAIDVHLAACPDCRGRAESLCAASQLVSDLPNLSPCESVAARVLDRLEVESRGPGLALLFRSFSAARPLFLPSLIPAALILFAVLATFLLLNEDTGPLPPASVRVLGEVWDPRVPAAHGTESNPLFPSAEVSLPHTREGGSLPESVLAGMNEGTLFLETVVARDGSVSMVTLLGGDFERARPVVDALRRERFEPVRLHGRPVAVSVYRLISRLDVWPPLT, from the coding sequence ATGAGGTGCCGAGCCGTCGTACCCGTGCTGTCTGCGTACCTGGACGGGGACCTTGGCGCGGGGGAGGCCCGGGCCATCGACGTCCACCTCGCCGCCTGTCCCGACTGCCGGGGGCGGGCGGAGTCCCTGTGCGCCGCCTCCCAGCTCGTGAGCGACCTTCCGAACCTCTCGCCTTGCGAGTCGGTGGCCGCGCGGGTCCTGGATCGTCTGGAGGTGGAGAGCCGTGGTCCCGGCCTGGCCCTGCTGTTCCGGTCCTTCTCCGCCGCGCGTCCGCTCTTTCTGCCCAGCCTGATCCCGGCCGCCCTCATCCTTTTCGCGGTGCTCGCCACCTTTCTTCTTCTTAATGAAGACACGGGACCCCTGCCGCCGGCCTCGGTCCGGGTCCTGGGCGAGGTCTGGGATCCGAGGGTTCCCGCCGCCCACGGGACGGAGAGCAACCCCCTATTCCCCTCTGCGGAGGTGAGCCTTCCCCACACTCGGGAGGGGGGAAGCCTGCCCGAGAGCGTGCTGGCGGGGATGAACGAGGGGACGCTCTTCCTGGAGACGGTGGTGGCGCGAGACGGCAGCGTGTCCATGGTCACCCTCCTGGGGGGGGACTTCGAGCGCGCACGCCCGGTCGTGGATGCCCTCCGTCGCGAGCGCTTCGAGCCGGTGCGCCTGCACGGCCGCCCGGTGGCGGTGAGCGTTTACCGCCTGATCAGCCGGCTCGACGTCTGGCCCCCCCTCACCTGA
- a CDS encoding aconitase family protein: MQARAAVSLTPGKRVLFLTKDPELIRRQLRGELDLRMADLKVEDLLDDVNTDAMTPAWACFDYRPEDIAGNAYAGITIGKERLFPPGSLRAGNFEVIVSGYRKGVGSSRETAVQAEKWSGIRIAIAASFAPIHARNNIAQGVLMGDHAMLLRLQAGEAIPRGEFARGYDPITQKIVEHGGLFPFTRAYSRGEVSLPPLKTGPRSMTLGEKILARHLLGVKGPAWVQPGDAICVRVDGGYSHEFTTAQVHYFLEQEFGAEYRLANPAKFAVFEDHLIYADGVPKMAPFAAKIQVQRDMQRVFQAKTGVQDYSAQDGISPGICHTVAREKIIEPGDFIQATDSHTCMGGSLGALAYGVGATEYAALLHAGFTFVEVPESIRFELTGELKPNVTAKDVMLYILANHARRQETLDRIMEFGGPGLRGLAPDERATLANMATECSARAGVVEADEETLAWIAARRPGVAKERLRAGVLVPDPGAVYAGGVHTIDLALIPPMVATPGDPDHGIPSDPTNGARVDELPEVKIDIAYGGSCTAGKEVDLDLYARVMHEALSAGKRVKEGVAFYIQFGSASVEEYARRRGYLEVFARTGVTVIHPGCGACIGCGPGVSSNTEQITVSAINRNYQNRSGPGKLYLGSPLTVAASAVEGRIVAYREGMFGA; encoded by the coding sequence ATGCAGGCCCGCGCCGCCGTCTCCCTGACCCCCGGCAAGCGCGTGCTCTTCCTTACCAAAGACCCCGAGCTGATCCGCCGCCAACTGCGGGGGGAGCTGGACCTGCGCATGGCGGATCTCAAGGTCGAGGACCTCCTCGACGACGTGAACACCGACGCCATGACCCCGGCCTGGGCCTGCTTCGACTACCGTCCGGAGGACATCGCCGGCAACGCCTACGCGGGGATCACGATCGGCAAAGAGCGTCTCTTCCCCCCGGGTTCGCTCAGGGCGGGCAACTTCGAGGTGATCGTCTCCGGCTACCGCAAGGGGGTCGGCTCCTCGCGCGAGACCGCGGTCCAGGCCGAGAAGTGGTCGGGGATCCGGATTGCCATCGCCGCCTCCTTCGCCCCCATCCACGCCCGCAACAACATCGCCCAGGGCGTCCTCATGGGCGACCACGCCATGCTCCTCCGCCTGCAGGCGGGGGAGGCCATACCGCGGGGTGAGTTTGCCCGGGGTTACGACCCCATCACGCAGAAGATCGTGGAGCACGGCGGCTTGTTTCCCTTCACCCGGGCGTACTCCCGGGGGGAGGTCTCGCTGCCCCCCCTGAAAACGGGCCCCCGGTCCATGACCCTGGGAGAGAAGATCCTGGCCCGTCATCTGCTCGGGGTGAAGGGCCCGGCCTGGGTGCAACCGGGCGATGCCATCTGCGTCCGCGTGGACGGGGGCTACTCGCACGAGTTCACGACCGCCCAGGTGCACTACTTTCTCGAGCAGGAGTTCGGGGCCGAGTACCGCCTGGCCAACCCCGCTAAGTTCGCGGTGTTCGAAGACCACCTCATCTACGCGGACGGGGTACCCAAGATGGCCCCCTTCGCGGCCAAGATTCAAGTTCAACGCGACATGCAGCGTGTCTTCCAGGCGAAGACGGGCGTCCAGGATTACTCCGCCCAGGACGGGATCTCCCCCGGGATCTGCCACACCGTCGCCCGCGAGAAGATCATCGAGCCCGGCGACTTCATCCAGGCCACGGACAGCCACACCTGCATGGGGGGGTCGCTGGGGGCGCTGGCCTATGGGGTGGGGGCCACCGAGTACGCCGCCCTCCTGCACGCCGGCTTCACCTTTGTGGAGGTGCCGGAATCGATTCGCTTCGAGCTCACGGGCGAGCTCAAGCCCAACGTCACGGCCAAGGACGTGATGCTCTACATCTTGGCCAACCACGCTCGCCGCCAGGAGACCCTGGACCGGATCATGGAGTTCGGCGGTCCCGGCCTGCGCGGGCTGGCCCCCGACGAGCGGGCCACCCTCGCCAACATGGCCACGGAGTGCTCGGCCCGGGCGGGGGTGGTGGAAGCGGACGAGGAGACGCTGGCCTGGATCGCGGCCCGTCGGCCAGGGGTGGCCAAGGAGCGCCTGCGCGCGGGGGTGCTCGTCCCCGATCCCGGCGCCGTCTATGCGGGTGGCGTCCACACCATCGACCTCGCGCTGATACCGCCCATGGTGGCCACCCCCGGCGATCCCGACCACGGGATTCCCTCCGATCCCACCAACGGGGCCCGGGTGGATGAGCTGCCGGAAGTGAAGATCGACATCGCCTACGGGGGATCCTGCACCGCGGGCAAGGAAGTGGACCTCGACCTCTACGCACGGGTCATGCACGAGGCCTTGAGCGCGGGGAAGCGCGTCAAGGAAGGGGTCGCGTTCTATATCCAGTTCGGTTCCGCGAGCGTGGAAGAGTACGCGCGCCGCCGCGGCTACCTTGAGGTCTTCGCCCGCACGGGGGTGACGGTGATCCATCCCGGCTGCGGGGCCTGCATCGGCTGCGGCCCGGGAGTGTCCTCGAACACGGAGCAGATCACGGTCTCCGCCATCAACCGCAACTACCAGAACCGCTCCGGGCCCGGCAAGCTCTACCTGGGCTCGCCCCTGACCGTAGCCGCTTCCGCGGTGGAGGGGAGGATCGTCGCCTACCGGGAGGGGATGTTCGGAGCCTGA
- the ribH gene encoding 6,7-dimethyl-8-ribityllumazine synthase, translated as MKQAPQERPDARGLRVAVVRSTFNAAIGEGLLQGAQAALLEMGAAAEAVTVVNVPGAFELPLAARAAAASGRFDAVVALGAVIRGVTDHYAHIAREAAAGLAAVARETGVPVGFGVLTVADEAQARARSGSGAGNKGAEAARAAVAMVHVLRGLGGRRG; from the coding sequence GTGAAGCAAGCCCCTCAGGAGCGGCCGGATGCGCGGGGCCTCCGGGTGGCCGTCGTGCGCTCGACTTTCAACGCCGCTATCGGGGAGGGCCTCCTGCAGGGGGCCCAGGCCGCTCTTCTGGAGATGGGCGCGGCGGCGGAGGCGGTGACGGTGGTGAACGTGCCCGGGGCCTTCGAGCTGCCGTTGGCCGCGCGTGCCGCCGCGGCCTCGGGGCGCTTCGACGCGGTGGTGGCCTTGGGGGCGGTGATCCGGGGAGTGACCGACCACTATGCGCACATCGCCCGGGAAGCAGCGGCCGGGCTGGCGGCGGTGGCTCGGGAGACGGGCGTGCCCGTGGGCTTCGGGGTGCTGACGGTGGCCGACGAGGCCCAGGCTCGGGCTCGCTCCGGCTCCGGGGCGGGGAACAAAGGGGCGGAGGCGGCCCGGGCCGCGGTGGCCATGGTCCATGTGCTGCGCGGGCTGGGGGGGCGGCGTGGGTAG
- a CDS encoding 3-hydroxybutyryl-CoA dehydrogenase, translating to MEIRTVGVVGCGLMGSGIAQVCAEAGFKVVVREVSEELLGKGLGRIESFLKKGVDKGKLTPERAQEVRGRLEGTTALERLAGCDFVVEAVVESLEAKREVYQALHKVCPPSTLFASNTSSLSITEMAAASGRADRFVGLHFFNPVPLMRLVEVVRSPLTSAPTVEAAFAFAQRLGKTPIRAADRTGFIVNRLLVPYLLDAVRALEEGVGSTADIDEGMRLGCGHPMGPLTLLDFVGLDTTYYIADIMFDEFREKRFAPPPLLKRMVQAGMLGKKSGRGFYDYSQEPPRPVAGLV from the coding sequence ATGGAAATAAGAACCGTCGGGGTGGTCGGCTGCGGACTCATGGGCTCGGGCATCGCGCAGGTCTGCGCGGAGGCGGGGTTCAAGGTGGTCGTCCGCGAGGTCTCGGAGGAGCTTCTCGGAAAGGGCCTGGGCCGGATCGAGTCCTTCCTGAAGAAAGGCGTGGACAAGGGCAAGCTCACGCCCGAGCGCGCGCAGGAAGTGCGGGGACGCCTGGAGGGGACGACCGCCCTCGAACGGCTGGCCGGCTGCGACTTCGTGGTGGAGGCGGTGGTGGAGAGCCTGGAGGCCAAGCGCGAGGTCTATCAGGCTCTCCACAAGGTCTGCCCCCCCTCGACCCTGTTCGCCTCCAACACCTCCTCGCTCTCCATCACGGAGATGGCGGCCGCATCCGGGCGGGCCGACCGCTTCGTGGGCCTGCATTTCTTCAACCCCGTGCCCCTCATGAGGCTGGTGGAGGTGGTTCGCTCCCCCCTCACCTCCGCCCCCACCGTCGAGGCCGCCTTCGCCTTCGCCCAGCGGCTCGGGAAGACGCCCATCCGGGCCGCGGACCGCACGGGCTTCATCGTGAACCGCCTCCTCGTTCCCTACCTGCTGGATGCGGTGCGCGCGCTCGAGGAGGGGGTGGGCTCCACCGCCGACATCGACGAGGGGATGCGGCTGGGCTGCGGTCACCCCATGGGGCCGCTCACCCTCCTCGACTTCGTGGGCCTGGACACCACCTACTATATCGCCGACATCATGTTCGACGAGTTCCGCGAGAAGCGGTTCGCCCCACCCCCCCTCCTGAAGCGAATGGTGCAGGCGGGAATGCTGGGCAAGAAGTCGGGGCGGGGCTTCTACGACTACTCCCAGGAACCGCCCCGGCCGGTGGCGGGCTTGGTGTGA
- a CDS encoding acetyl-CoA C-acyltransferase — translation MSQEVVILGGARTPFTEYVGAFKDVSALELGGHAAAAALERSGVPASAVDHVVMGNALQTSGDAIYGARHVGLLAGVPVEAPALTVNRLCGSGIQSVVSAAQMIRLGEAGVVLAGGMENMTQAPHVIRGARAGLRLGEGKLEDSLMVALFDTRCGLYMAETSDKLARQHGIDREAMDAYALRSQKAAAGAAERGVFREEIVGVEVREGKKTRRVEADDHLRPSTTLEGLAALRPAFGKDGFVTAGNASGIVDGAAALVIASEEEAERRGRRPLARVVSWGMAGVPPDIMGIGPVPASRRALEAAGLSLRDIDLVEVNEAFAGQYLAVEKELGLERARTNVNGGAIALGHPLGATGTRLLLTLALELKRRKAKYGLATACIGGGQGIAMIIQNEP, via the coding sequence ATGTCTCAGGAGGTCGTGATCCTGGGGGGCGCGCGAACGCCCTTCACCGAGTACGTGGGGGCGTTCAAGGATGTCTCCGCCCTCGAGCTGGGCGGTCACGCGGCGGCCGCGGCCCTGGAGCGGAGCGGCGTGCCTGCCTCCGCCGTCGACCACGTGGTGATGGGCAACGCCCTCCAAACCTCGGGCGACGCCATCTACGGAGCGCGCCACGTGGGCCTCTTGGCGGGCGTGCCCGTGGAGGCCCCCGCCCTCACCGTGAACCGGCTGTGCGGCTCGGGGATCCAGTCCGTGGTCTCGGCCGCGCAGATGATCCGCCTAGGGGAGGCGGGTGTGGTCCTGGCCGGGGGCATGGAGAACATGACCCAGGCTCCGCACGTGATCCGGGGCGCCCGCGCCGGCCTCCGCCTCGGGGAAGGCAAGCTCGAGGACAGCCTGATGGTCGCCCTCTTCGACACCCGCTGCGGCCTTTACATGGCCGAAACCTCGGACAAGCTGGCCCGCCAGCACGGGATCGACCGCGAGGCCATGGACGCCTACGCCCTGCGCAGCCAGAAGGCGGCGGCGGGGGCGGCGGAACGGGGGGTCTTCCGGGAGGAGATCGTGGGCGTCGAGGTTCGGGAGGGGAAGAAGACGCGGCGGGTGGAGGCCGACGACCACCTGCGGCCCTCGACCACGCTCGAAGGACTGGCCGCGCTGAGGCCCGCTTTCGGCAAGGACGGCTTCGTGACCGCGGGGAACGCGAGCGGGATCGTGGACGGGGCGGCCGCGCTCGTGATCGCGAGCGAGGAGGAAGCGGAGCGCCGGGGCCGGAGACCCCTCGCCCGCGTCGTGTCCTGGGGAATGGCCGGGGTGCCCCCGGACATCATGGGCATCGGGCCCGTCCCCGCCTCCCGCCGGGCCCTGGAAGCGGCCGGCCTCTCCCTCCGGGACATCGATCTCGTGGAGGTCAACGAGGCCTTCGCCGGCCAGTACCTGGCGGTGGAGAAAGAGCTGGGGCTCGAGCGCGCGCGAACCAACGTGAACGGAGGAGCGATCGCCCTCGGGCATCCGCTGGGGGCCACAGGGACGCGGTTGCTCTTGACCCTGGCCCTGGAGCTCAAACGGCGGAAGGCGAAGTACGGCCTGGCCACCGCCTGCATCGGCGGCGGACAGGGCATCGCCATGATCATCCAGAACGAGCCGTAA